The genomic window CCGAAGCCGCTGGCCTCGGTGACCGTCATCCCCTTCACCCCCACCTCCTGCAGGGCCGTCTTCACGTCGTCCAGCTTGTACGGCTTGATGACCGCGGTGACCAGCTTCATCCCGGTGGGCTCCTGTCGTGGACGACCCGCGCGCGGCGGCGTGCACGGCGGCGCCGTGGGACTTGCCGTGCGTGAGCACGCCGTGATCGTAGGCGCTGCGGACGGCTCCGCGGTGCGGTCCGGGCCGGTCCCTCGGCGATCCCCGCCCGGCCGGAAGCGCATCGCCGTGTCGAACGCCTCGCCTCATCGGGGAGAATGAAGCGCATGAGCGCTCGTACCCCCTCCGCCGCCGGCCCCACGCACCGGTCCGGCTTCGCCTGCTTCGTCGGCCGCCCCAACGCCGGCAAGTCCACCCTCACGAACGCTCTGGTCGGCCAGAAGGTGGCGATCACCTCCAACCGGCCACAGACGACCCGGCACACCGTCCGCGGCATCGTGCACCGCCCGGAGGCCCAGCTCGTCCTGGTCGACACCCCGGGCCTGCACAAGCCCCGCACCCTGCTCGGCGAACGCCTCAACGACGTGGTGCGCAGCACCTGGGCCGAGGTCGACGTGATCGGCTTCTGCCTGCCGGCCGACCAGAAGCTCGGCCCTGGCGACACGTTCATCGCGCGCGAGCTGGCCGGGATCCGCAAGACCCCGAAGGTCGCGGTCGTCACCAAGACCGACCTGATCGACTCCAAGGCCCTGGCCCACCAGCTCCTCGCCGTCGACAAGCTCGGCCGCGACCTCGGCTTCGAATGGGCCGAGGTCGTGCCGGTCTCAGCGGTCTCCGGCGAGCAGGTCGGCCTGCTCGCCGACCTGCTCGTCCCGCTGCTCCCCGAGGGCCCCGCCCTCTACCCCGAGGGCGACCTGACCGACGAGCCCGAGCAGATCATGGTGGCCGAGCTGATCCGCGAGGCGGCGCTCGAAGGGGTACGCGACGAGCTGCCGCACTCGATCGCGGTGGTCGTCGAGGAGATGCTGCCCCGCGAGGGCCGCCCCGCCGACCGCCCGCTGCTGGACATCCACGCCAACGTCTACATCGAGCGCCCCAGCCAGAAGGGCATCGTCATCGGCCCCAAGGGCGCCCGCCTGAAGGAGGTCGGCATGAAGTCCCGCCACCAGATCGAGGCACTCCTCGGCACCCCCGTCTTCCTCGACCTCCACGTCAAGGTGGCCAAGGACTGGCAACGCGACCCGAAACAACTCCGCAAACTCGGCTTCTAGCCGCGCCCGGCAGGGCGTGCGGCGTGGGGGGCGCGGGGAACTGCTCGACCGGCCCCCGCCGGGGGGAGGTCCGGTGAAAGCCCCCGCCCGGCAGGGCGTGCGGGACCCTACCCGCGCCGCCCCCGGGCGGGGGCGAGGTAGGGACCGGGACCCTTCAGGGTCCGATGGATCGGGGCTGTCTCCGTCCGCCGGACACCGGCAATGGCCGCCACCGGCCCGGTGAGATATCGGTACAGCGCCCGCGCGTCCCGGCACAGCAGCGACGCGTAAAGATTCGCCGTCCCCGTCGTGGCGGCCGCGAAGGCCACCTCCTCGTGCCCGGCCAGCGCGCGCCCCGCCGCCGCGAGCCCGGCCGGCTCGACCTCTAGCAGCAGCACCGCCCGCATCTCGGGCGCCAGGACGCCGGTCCCGAAGTCCAGGTCGTAGTAGAGCGCCCCGCAGGCCCGCAGCTCGGCCATCCGGCGCCGTACGGTCGTCGGGGACCAGCCGGTGAGCGCGGCGAGCCCGGCCGCCGGGGTGCGCCCGTCGTGGGCCAGCGCGGTGAACATCCGCCGGTCCTCCTCCCCGAGCACCGCGGGCTCGCCGTCCGCCGCGACGGGCGGCGGCCGCAGCGCCCGTACCTGCTCGGGCGCCAGCGGCCCGGTCCTGCTGAGCGGACTGAGGTCGTGGCCGAAGAAGACGTGCAGCAGCGCGTGCGCGGTCACCTGCACCACCCGCGGCGTCCGCGGCAGCTTCTGCAGCAGCAGCGCGTCGGCGTCCGTGTCGGGGCCGGAGGCGTAGGTGAGGCAGCAGATCTCCGTACCGCCGGACAGCAGGCTGACCCAGCGGGTGTCGGTACGCCGGGCCAGCGCCTCGCCGATCGACGCGGCGGCGTCGGGCGTGCAGCGCACCCGGACGAACCACGGCGTGAGCCCGATCCGCAGCGGGTCGCTCAGCCCGAGCACCCGCAGCCCGGCGGACGTCCGCAGCCGGGCGTAACGGCGGGCGACCGTCTGGTCGGAGACGCCGAGGACCTCGCCGATCCGCCGGAAGGGCGCCCGGCCGTCGAGTTGCAGCGCCTGCGCGACCTGCTGGTCGAGCAGGTCGAGATCGCCCAGCGGCATCATCGGGCTGTCGGATCGCATCCTGACAGCCTAGGTGGTGTCGGATTCCGCCACCGATGCCCCGGTGGCTGTGGGAGTGGAGGCGCGGTCCGCCAGCCTGTGACCGTCACCGCCGCACCACCGCACCGCACCGCGCTGCACCGCACGAACGGAGTCCACCCGATGCGCAAATGGCTGCCCCTCGTGACGATCTGCCTGGGGGCGTTCATCCTCCTGGTCGACGTCACGATCGTGAACGTCGCCCTGCCGAGCATGGCGTCCGACCTGGACGCCCCTTTCTCCGCCCTGCAATGGGTGATCGACGGCTACGCCCTCGCGCTCGCCGCGCTGCTGATGGTCGCGGGCTCGCTCGGCGACCTGTTCGGCCACCGCCGGCTGTACGTCGCCGGCCTCACCGTCTTCGCGGCGGCCTCGCTGGGCGCCGCGCTGTCCCCGGACGCCGCCGTGCTGATCAGCGCGCGGGCGGTGCAGGGCGTCGGCGGAGCGGCGATGTTCGCCACCTCGGCCGCACTGGTCGCGGCGACGTATCAGGGCCGCGACCGCGGGGTCGCCTTCGGCGTGTGGGGCGCGGTCAACGGCGCCGCCGCCGCAGCCGGTCCGATTCTCGGCGGCCTGCTCACCCAGGGCTTCGGCTGGCAGGCCATCTTCCTGGTCAACCTGCCCATCGCGGCGGTCGCCGTCGTGATCGCGCTGCGCGCCCTGCCGGCCGCCGCGAAGCGCGGTACGGGCCGGCTCGACCTGCCGGGCGCTGCCACCTTCACGCTGGCCGCCGCCGCCCTCACCTACGCCCTGATCCGCGGCGGCGACGACGGCTGGACCGATCCGCTGACCCTCACGGCCTTCGCGGTGGCCGTGGTCGCGGCGGTGGCCTTCGTGCTCGTCGAGGCGCGCTCTGACCACCCGATGATCGATCTGGCCCTGCTGCGCCGCCCCGGTTTCAGCGGTCTGCTCGGCGGCGCCCTGCTGTATCAGGCGGCGGCCTTCAGCGGGCTGGTCTACTTCTCCCTCTGGCTGCAGGACGTGCTGCACCTCAGCCCGATCCGCGGCGGCCTGGCCCTGATGCCGATGGCCGGTACCGCCTTCGTCGTCGCCGCGGTCGGCGGGCGGTACATGCACCGCCTCCCCGCGCGCGTGCCGATCGGCGGCGGTCTGTTCATCATCGGCCTGGGCTGCGCCCTGCTCGCGGTGATGGTCCACGCCTCCTCCGGCCAGGCGGCGATCATCACGGGCCTGGCGGTGATCGGCGTCGGCGTCGGCTTCACCACGCCCGTCCTGGTCTCGGCCGCGGTCGAGGAGGCCCCGCCGCACCGGGCGGGCATGGCGGGCGGCGCGGTCAACACGGCGCGGCAGCTCGGGATGACCCTCGGTATCGCCCTCTTCGGCGCGGTCTTCTCCGCCCGGCTGCGTACAGTCACCGGCCACGGCGGCTCGGTGCACGCGGCGTACGCCTCCGGGCTCGACCGCATCTCCCTCTACGCGGCGGCCGCGGGCCTCGCCGGCGCGATCGGTGTCGTCGCCCTGGTACGCCCGGCCCGCACCGCCGGGACCGTCCCCGCCGACAGCCCCGCACCTGCGACGGCGGGCCGCTGACCCCTTCTCCAGGACCCCGGAGATCGATTCCGGCCCGGCTTTTCCAGATCTGTCCCGATTCACGGACGCCCCGGCAGTGACCGGGGTCACACATTCCCCTCACATAAAGCGCCCCCTCATTCACTGCCCGTGAATGAGGGGGCGCCCCCTTGTGATCCCCTCGATAGGGCGTGCGTCACATACTAAGCCGCCTAGTGAATGAGCGGCGCCGCATTGCACCGAGGATCCGCGTCTCCGTTTCCCGCTACGAATGCAGTGCGTAGACGGGCTCTTTGACCTGCCCTTCCGCTCCCTCTAACAATTCAGGGGTCCCGCTACGGAAGAGGTAATCCCCTAATGCAGCTCCCCACGATCCCGAAGAAGCTCCCCACGTTCGCGAAGTTCAACCGGATGTCGAAGAAGCACAAGATCTCGGCAGCCGGCGCACTCGCCGCAGCCGCAGTCGTGCTCACGGTCACCGGGTTGGAAGCGACCGCAGGAGCCGGTTCGGCGACCGCGGCGGGCGACCCGACCGGGTTCTCCGTCTCCGCCGGTACGCACGCCAAGGAACTCGGCGCGCAGTCCGGTATGGCGTCGCAGCACGTAATCCACGAGTCCACGCAGCAGAAGGCACAGCAGAAGACCGACCTCGCCGCGGCCACGAAGAAGGCCACGGACCAGAAGAGCGCCGGCTCGGCAGCGTCGAAGAAGGCGGCCCCGGCCGCCGCCGACCACGCCAAGTCCACGTCGGCGGCGAACCGCTCCACCCACCGTGCCGCGGTCTCCGCCCCGAAGAAGGCGACCACCGAGAAGCACAGCGTGAAGCACAGCGTCACGTCGAAGAAGACGACCGCCGCCCCCAGGAAGGCGACCGTCAAGAAGTACGCGAACAACCTGGACGGCTGGATCAAGCAGTCGCTCGCCATCATGCACGCCAAGCACATTCCGGGTTCCTACGAGGGAATTCACCGCAACATCATCCGGGAGTCCAGCGGTAACCCGAAGGCGATCAACCTGTGGGACATCAACGCCCGCAACGGCATTCCCTCGAAGGGTCTGCTCCAGGTGATCAACCCGACCTTCGACCGCTACCACGTGTCCGGCACGTCGAAGAACATCTACGACCCGGTCGCCAACATCACCGCCGCGTGCAACTACGCGGCCGACCGGTACGGCTCGATGGACAACGTGAACTCGGCGTACTGATCGCCCTCGCCGGAAGGTGAGCAGAAAGGGCGGCGGGGCCTGGAAGAGGCCCCGCCGCCCTTCGGCGTGCCCGGCCGCGTGTGCCCGGTTACGCCCCCTCGCCCAGCACCGCGGCGATCAGCTCGCGCTGCGCTGGGGTGAGCTCGGGGTCGGCGCAGTGCACGGTGGCGGTGTCGACGGTGATCGTGTAGCC from Streptomyces sp. NBC_01198 includes these protein-coding regions:
- the era gene encoding GTPase Era encodes the protein MKRMSARTPSAAGPTHRSGFACFVGRPNAGKSTLTNALVGQKVAITSNRPQTTRHTVRGIVHRPEAQLVLVDTPGLHKPRTLLGERLNDVVRSTWAEVDVIGFCLPADQKLGPGDTFIARELAGIRKTPKVAVVTKTDLIDSKALAHQLLAVDKLGRDLGFEWAEVVPVSAVSGEQVGLLADLLVPLLPEGPALYPEGDLTDEPEQIMVAELIREAALEGVRDELPHSIAVVVEEMLPREGRPADRPLLDIHANVYIERPSQKGIVIGPKGARLKEVGMKSRHQIEALLGTPVFLDLHVKVAKDWQRDPKQLRKLGF
- a CDS encoding transglycosylase SLT domain-containing protein, translated to MQLPTIPKKLPTFAKFNRMSKKHKISAAGALAAAAVVLTVTGLEATAGAGSATAAGDPTGFSVSAGTHAKELGAQSGMASQHVIHESTQQKAQQKTDLAAATKKATDQKSAGSAASKKAAPAAADHAKSTSAANRSTHRAAVSAPKKATTEKHSVKHSVTSKKTTAAPRKATVKKYANNLDGWIKQSLAIMHAKHIPGSYEGIHRNIIRESSGNPKAINLWDINARNGIPSKGLLQVINPTFDRYHVSGTSKNIYDPVANITAACNYAADRYGSMDNVNSAY
- a CDS encoding Lrp/AsnC family transcriptional regulator, with translation MRSDSPMMPLGDLDLLDQQVAQALQLDGRAPFRRIGEVLGVSDQTVARRYARLRTSAGLRVLGLSDPLRIGLTPWFVRVRCTPDAAASIGEALARRTDTRWVSLLSGGTEICCLTYASGPDTDADALLLQKLPRTPRVVQVTAHALLHVFFGHDLSPLSRTGPLAPEQVRALRPPPVAADGEPAVLGEEDRRMFTALAHDGRTPAAGLAALTGWSPTTVRRRMAELRACGALYYDLDFGTGVLAPEMRAVLLLEVEPAGLAAAGRALAGHEEVAFAAATTGTANLYASLLCRDARALYRYLTGPVAAIAGVRRTETAPIHRTLKGPGPYLAPARGRRG
- a CDS encoding MFS transporter is translated as MRKWLPLVTICLGAFILLVDVTIVNVALPSMASDLDAPFSALQWVIDGYALALAALLMVAGSLGDLFGHRRLYVAGLTVFAAASLGAALSPDAAVLISARAVQGVGGAAMFATSAALVAATYQGRDRGVAFGVWGAVNGAAAAAGPILGGLLTQGFGWQAIFLVNLPIAAVAVVIALRALPAAAKRGTGRLDLPGAATFTLAAAALTYALIRGGDDGWTDPLTLTAFAVAVVAAVAFVLVEARSDHPMIDLALLRRPGFSGLLGGALLYQAAAFSGLVYFSLWLQDVLHLSPIRGGLALMPMAGTAFVVAAVGGRYMHRLPARVPIGGGLFIIGLGCALLAVMVHASSGQAAIITGLAVIGVGVGFTTPVLVSAAVEEAPPHRAGMAGGAVNTARQLGMTLGIALFGAVFSARLRTVTGHGGSVHAAYASGLDRISLYAAAAGLAGAIGVVALVRPARTAGTVPADSPAPATAGR